The Deltaproteobacteria bacterium genome has a segment encoding these proteins:
- a CDS encoding M3 family oligoendopeptidase, protein MDPISAEEVVWRLEDLYDGPDDGNLEQDKLHCIGEAQRLSSTFKGRIGELSPDELLEFLRDLENLRERSRKIVTFAHLHFATQTGNPVSSRLWQEAMEFNSRLQRDTIFFTLEWAQMDDESARRQIDSPVLAAYGHFLKSLRRYRPYLLTEPEERILAEKQPSGNGSWRSLFDKVMGRQRFGERRRAESEVLSDLYHREQEVRRRAAEDFTAGLDEISHVLTHIFNTILLDKSIEDRLRKHPHWLSARNLDNEIADEVVRLLVQSVTSRYDFVARYYRLKRDILGYEELLDYDRYAPLPGQAQTQFSWDQARDLVLSAFRGFSPRMEQIARRFFDDRWIHAPVMAGKRSGAFSHPAIPSVHPYILLNFTGKHRDIMTLAHELGHGIHQYLSRRQGLFNSEVPLTTAETASVFGEMLIFEHLLEALPSGEARLAALCTKLEDVIATIFRQAAMHRFEESLHIERREQGERSRERISEVWMETQRAMFGDSVRLLDHYGLWWSYIPHFVQSPGYVYAYAFGELLVFALIRRYREGRCALVPLYLELLESGGKASPEDLLRPLGIDLADAGFWTQGLDFLEELLREAERLAQPLALN, encoded by the coding sequence ATGGATCCGATTTCAGCGGAAGAGGTGGTATGGCGGCTTGAGGACTTATACGATGGACCCGACGACGGCAACCTGGAACAGGATAAACTCCATTGCATCGGGGAAGCGCAACGTCTTTCGAGCACCTTCAAGGGCCGAATCGGGGAACTGAGCCCGGACGAACTCCTCGAGTTTCTTCGGGACCTCGAGAATCTCCGGGAGCGGTCCCGCAAGATCGTGACCTTCGCCCATCTCCATTTTGCCACCCAAACCGGAAATCCCGTTAGCAGTCGATTGTGGCAGGAGGCCATGGAGTTTAACAGCCGGCTTCAACGCGATACCATCTTCTTCACCTTGGAATGGGCGCAGATGGACGACGAGTCGGCGCGCAGGCAGATCGACAGTCCCGTGTTGGCGGCCTACGGCCACTTCCTGAAATCGTTGCGGCGATACAGGCCCTACCTCCTCACGGAGCCGGAGGAACGCATTCTGGCGGAGAAGCAACCCAGTGGGAACGGCTCGTGGCGTTCGCTGTTCGACAAGGTGATGGGCCGGCAGCGCTTCGGGGAACGTCGGCGCGCGGAATCCGAAGTATTGAGCGATCTTTACCACAGGGAACAGGAGGTGCGCCGCCGCGCCGCCGAGGATTTCACGGCCGGCCTCGACGAAATCTCCCACGTTCTGACGCACATTTTCAACACGATTCTCTTGGATAAATCCATTGAAGATCGGCTGAGGAAGCACCCTCATTGGCTGAGCGCAAGAAACCTCGATAATGAAATCGCCGACGAAGTAGTCCGGCTCCTGGTGCAGTCCGTAACCTCCCGTTATGACTTCGTGGCGCGATACTACCGTCTCAAAAGAGATATCCTGGGCTATGAGGAACTCCTGGACTATGATCGATACGCACCCCTGCCGGGACAGGCGCAAACGCAATTCTCGTGGGATCAGGCCAGGGATCTGGTCTTGTCCGCCTTCAGAGGTTTTTCCCCAAGGATGGAACAGATCGCGCGCCGGTTTTTTGACGACCGCTGGATCCATGCCCCGGTCATGGCCGGAAAACGGAGCGGCGCTTTTTCTCATCCGGCGATTCCGTCCGTTCATCCATACATATTGTTGAATTTTACGGGCAAACACCGGGATATCATGACTCTGGCTCACGAGCTGGGACACGGCATCCATCAGTATCTCAGCCGCCGTCAGGGTCTTTTCAACAGCGAGGTTCCCCTGACCACGGCGGAAACCGCTTCCGTGTTCGGAGAAATGCTCATTTTCGAACATCTACTCGAAGCTCTGCCTTCGGGGGAAGCGCGTTTGGCCGCTCTGTGCACCAAACTGGAAGACGTGATCGCCACCATATTCCGACAGGCCGCCATGCACCGGTTTGAAGAATCGCTCCATATAGAAAGAAGGGAGCAGGGAGAACGTTCGCGAGAGCGAATTTCCGAGGTCTGGATGGAAACTCAGCGCGCCATGTTCGGCGATTCGGTTCGGTTACTGGACCATTATGGCCTTTGGTGGTCATACATACCCCACTTCGTTCAATCTCCGGGGTACGTGTATGCCTATGCCTTCGGTGAACTGCTGGTGTTCGCGCTGATTCGACGGTATCGGGAAGGCCGGTGCGCTCTTGTTCCCTTGTATCTGGAATTGCTGGAATCGGGAGGTAAAGCGTCCCCCGAGGATCTTTTGCGGCCCCTGGGAATTGATTTGGCGGACGCCGGTTTCTGGACTCAGGGTCTGGACTTCCTGGAGGAATTGCTCCGGGAGGCCGAGCGTCTGGCCCAACCGCTCGCCCTCAACTAG